Proteins from one Streptosporangium becharense genomic window:
- a CDS encoding HelD family protein, with the protein MYAERLGRLWSVENGLCFGRLDNADDTSLYIGRIGLADDDQRRLLIDWRAPVAQPFYGATPAAPMGVTRRRHLQTKGRTVIGIDDDLLDLDGLSEEDVATLNGEAALLASLAARRTGRMRDIVATIQAEQDRIIRSDLTGILVVQGGPGTGKTVVALHRAAYLLYTHREKLARRGVLILGPNLTFLRYIEQVLPSLGETDVLLSTVGELYPGVVPRRRERPEVAAVKGDARMAQVVARAVQEHQRVPREPLEIRLDRYTLKLEASVLEAARSRASRSRRTHNEARAVFVRHLLNALARQAARRLGRGMISDEELADLREELRTERPVKAALNRLWPYLTPQRLLIGLFTSPERLAHAAAAFTEAERELMLREPPRQGENWWAESDVPLLDEAAELLGDIDPAVLRAGAWLMEEEQAAARAAALDERHHQLQYAKEVLELTGLSEVMDAEKFAARHLTDDVYLTTAERAAADRTWAFGHIIVDEAQELSPMAWRMVMRRCPTRSMTIVGDLAQTGSAAGARSWGRVLDPYAAGRWREEHLSVNYRTPAELMAVAADVLALVDPGMKAPASVRETGVRPWAVSPVSSLGDVVKREIVEDGRLVVIVPESRREELGEIVVRAVDGAVVGPGAAALEAPAAVLTVAEAKGLEFDAVVVAEPELIMGESPRGASDLYVALTRATQRLGVVHDGPLPDALSRLERHPIT; encoded by the coding sequence ATGTACGCCGAGCGCCTGGGCCGCCTGTGGTCGGTGGAGAACGGCCTGTGCTTCGGCCGGCTTGACAACGCCGACGACACCTCTCTCTACATCGGCCGCATCGGCCTGGCCGATGACGACCAGCGGCGGTTGCTGATCGACTGGCGGGCCCCGGTGGCCCAGCCGTTCTACGGCGCCACCCCGGCCGCGCCGATGGGCGTCACCCGCCGCCGTCATCTGCAGACCAAGGGCCGCACGGTCATCGGCATCGACGACGACCTGCTCGACCTCGACGGCCTCTCCGAGGAGGACGTGGCCACCCTCAACGGCGAGGCCGCGCTGCTGGCCTCGCTCGCCGCCCGGCGGACCGGACGCATGCGCGACATCGTCGCCACCATCCAGGCCGAGCAGGACCGCATCATCCGCTCCGACCTGACCGGCATCCTGGTCGTGCAGGGCGGCCCCGGCACCGGCAAGACCGTGGTGGCGCTGCACCGGGCGGCCTACCTCCTCTACACCCACCGCGAGAAGCTGGCCCGCAGGGGGGTGCTCATCCTGGGGCCCAACCTGACCTTCCTGCGCTACATCGAGCAGGTGCTGCCCTCCCTGGGGGAGACCGACGTCCTGCTGTCGACGGTCGGGGAGCTGTACCCGGGGGTCGTCCCCCGGCGCCGGGAGCGTCCCGAGGTCGCCGCGGTCAAGGGAGACGCCCGGATGGCCCAGGTGGTGGCGCGGGCGGTGCAGGAGCACCAGAGGGTGCCGCGCGAACCGCTGGAGATCCGCCTCGACCGCTACACGCTCAAGCTGGAGGCGAGTGTCCTGGAGGCCGCGCGCAGCCGCGCGTCCCGCTCCCGCAGGACGCACAACGAGGCCCGCGCGGTCTTCGTCCGGCACCTGCTCAACGCGCTCGCCCGTCAGGCGGCCCGGCGCCTCGGCCGGGGCATGATCAGTGACGAGGAGCTGGCCGACCTCCGCGAGGAACTGCGTACCGAGCGGCCGGTCAAGGCCGCGCTGAACCGGCTGTGGCCCTACCTCACGCCGCAGCGGCTGCTGATCGGGCTGTTCACCTCCCCCGAGCGCCTCGCTCACGCCGCCGCGGCCTTCACCGAGGCCGAACGCGAGCTGATGCTGCGCGAGCCGCCCCGGCAGGGGGAGAACTGGTGGGCCGAGTCGGATGTGCCGCTGCTGGACGAGGCCGCCGAACTGCTCGGCGACATCGACCCGGCGGTGCTGCGGGCCGGGGCCTGGCTGATGGAGGAGGAGCAGGCGGCCGCGCGGGCCGCCGCGCTCGACGAACGGCACCACCAGCTCCAGTACGCCAAGGAGGTGCTGGAGCTGACCGGCCTGTCGGAGGTCATGGACGCCGAGAAGTTCGCCGCCCGCCACCTCACCGACGACGTCTACCTCACCACCGCCGAGCGGGCCGCCGCCGACCGCACCTGGGCCTTCGGCCACATCATCGTCGACGAGGCCCAGGAACTGTCGCCGATGGCCTGGCGGATGGTGATGCGCCGCTGCCCCACCCGGTCGATGACGATCGTCGGCGACCTCGCCCAGACCGGCTCGGCGGCCGGGGCCCGTTCCTGGGGGCGGGTGCTCGACCCGTACGCGGCCGGCCGCTGGCGGGAGGAGCACCTGAGCGTCAACTACCGCACCCCCGCCGAGCTGATGGCCGTGGCCGCCGACGTGCTCGCCCTGGTCGACCCCGGGATGAAGGCCCCCGCCTCGGTCCGGGAGACGGGCGTCCGCCCCTGGGCGGTCTCGCCCGTCTCCTCGCTCGGCGACGTCGTCAAGCGCGAGATCGTCGAGGACGGCCGGCTCGTGGTGATAGTCCCGGAGTCACGACGGGAGGAACTCGGCGAGATCGTGGTCCGCGCGGTCGACGGCGCGGTCGTCGGCCCGGGCGCCGCCGCCCTGGAGGCGCCGGCGGCGGTGCTGACCGTCGCGGAGGCCAAGGGGCTGGAGTTCGACGCGGTCGTCGTGGCCGAACCAGAGCTGATCATGGGCGAGTCGCCACGCGGAGCCAGCGATCTTTACGTGGCGCTGACCCGCGCGACCCAGCGTCTTGGCGTCGTGCACGACGGCCCACTGCCCGACGCTCTCTCTCGACTTGAGAGACATCCGATCACATGA
- a CDS encoding ABC transporter substrate-binding protein, protein MHRRFISMALAVATATALTACTAGTQGAPALGSQPKPSGSGPAALPAGTIELWHGFSSPAEVKAFEDAVAGFRTKFPQITVKLVKGVQDEQITQAVRGGKAPDVASSFTTDNVAQWCNSGTFQDLTAVIKQDGIDLSVLPEVARSYTEFQGKRCAMPLLADAYGLYYNKKLMKGTTPPKTLSELTELAKKLTVRDADGDIEVAGFIPSFEYYENSASHFAPMTGATWYKPDGTSAIGTDPAWKELLRWQKELVDWYGYDKLNKFRKSLGQEWSADHPFYKGKVAMILDGEWRNAMIANEAKDLDYGTAPLPVADAKPELYGSGFTAGTVIGVPKGAKNPQAAWELVKYLTTDTSALVTLSNALRNVPTTKAALESPDLKKDANFQTFLDIFAHPKTSTVPASVNSAFNQDSLQEFLVKWEKGSVTDLDAGLADVDRRINDKLKLAGG, encoded by the coding sequence GTGCACCGACGCTTCATCAGCATGGCCCTGGCCGTCGCCACGGCCACGGCCCTGACCGCCTGCACTGCGGGCACACAGGGCGCCCCCGCGCTCGGCTCCCAGCCCAAGCCCTCCGGTTCGGGGCCCGCCGCCCTCCCGGCCGGCACCATCGAGCTGTGGCACGGGTTCTCCTCCCCCGCCGAGGTCAAGGCGTTCGAGGATGCCGTCGCTGGATTCCGTACGAAATTTCCCCAGATAACCGTCAAGCTGGTCAAGGGTGTCCAGGACGAGCAGATCACCCAGGCCGTGCGCGGCGGCAAGGCCCCGGACGTCGCCTCCTCCTTCACCACCGACAACGTCGCCCAGTGGTGCAACAGCGGAACGTTCCAGGACCTCACCGCGGTCATCAAGCAGGACGGCATCGACCTGTCGGTACTGCCGGAGGTCGCCCGCTCCTACACCGAGTTCCAGGGCAAGCGGTGCGCGATGCCGCTGCTCGCCGACGCCTACGGGCTCTACTACAACAAGAAGCTGATGAAGGGCACCACGCCGCCCAAGACGCTGAGCGAACTGACCGAGCTGGCCAAGAAGCTCACCGTGCGCGACGCCGACGGCGACATCGAGGTCGCCGGGTTCATCCCCAGCTTCGAGTACTACGAGAACTCCGCCTCGCACTTCGCCCCGATGACCGGCGCCACCTGGTACAAGCCGGACGGCACCTCCGCCATCGGCACCGACCCGGCGTGGAAGGAACTGCTGCGCTGGCAGAAGGAGCTCGTCGACTGGTACGGCTACGACAAGCTCAACAAGTTCCGCAAGAGCCTGGGGCAGGAGTGGTCGGCCGACCACCCGTTCTACAAGGGCAAGGTCGCGATGATCCTCGACGGCGAATGGCGCAACGCCATGATCGCCAACGAGGCGAAGGACCTCGACTACGGCACCGCGCCGCTCCCGGTCGCCGACGCCAAGCCGGAGCTGTACGGCAGCGGCTTCACCGCGGGCACCGTGATCGGCGTGCCCAAGGGCGCCAAGAACCCGCAGGCCGCCTGGGAGCTGGTGAAGTATCTCACCACCGACACCTCCGCGCTGGTCACGCTCTCCAACGCGCTGCGCAACGTGCCCACCACCAAGGCCGCGCTGGAGTCGCCGGACCTGAAGAAGGACGCCAACTTCCAGACCTTCCTCGACATCTTCGCCCACCCGAAGACGAGCACCGTCCCGGCGTCCGTCAACAGCGCCTTCAACCAGGACTCGCTGCAGGAGTTCCTCGTCAAGTGGGAGAAGGGCTCCGTCACGGACCTCGACGCCGGGCTGGCCGACGTCGACAGGCGCATCAACGACAAGCTGAAGCTCGCCGGGGGCTGA
- a CDS encoding ROK family transcriptional regulator: MNQPVPGTPSLLRAINDRAALQALLERGPLTRPEIGTLTGLSKPTASQLLARLQEAGLVVLDGIREGLPGRTAEVYRLNPAAAYVAALDVTPTHIDARVADITGAVVGEHRLPTPGRSSGDVVGRVRAALDGAGAPPGLRHAVIGVQAALDPRTGRLGYATAKDMPGWHIPDLVRTLADGLGVRIAIENNVNLVAQAEQAHGVGRGHRDFVLLWADEGLGSALVLGGRLHRGATGGAGEVGYMPTPGAPTAREAGRYGHHGYQALTGGTAVVKILRSYGVRATTPVQAVCNAVETAAGTGRRADDARAGLRDVAGRLAVGLAAITSVVDPGIIVLTGGTLLAGGDTLRELVEHELHALTIPRPPVLLSTVEGNPVLAGALDLALATTREEVFGSTVLS, from the coding sequence TTGAACCAGCCCGTACCAGGCACGCCGAGCCTGCTGCGCGCGATCAACGATCGCGCCGCGCTGCAGGCGCTGCTGGAGCGCGGCCCGCTGACCCGGCCGGAGATAGGCACCCTGACCGGCCTGTCCAAGCCCACGGCCTCCCAGCTGCTCGCCCGCCTGCAGGAAGCGGGGCTGGTCGTGCTGGACGGCATCCGCGAGGGCCTGCCCGGCCGCACCGCGGAGGTCTACCGGCTCAACCCGGCCGCCGCGTACGTGGCCGCGCTGGACGTCACCCCCACCCACATCGACGCCAGGGTCGCCGACATCACCGGCGCGGTGGTCGGCGAACACCGGCTGCCCACCCCAGGCCGCTCCAGCGGCGACGTGGTGGGCAGGGTGCGCGCGGCCCTGGACGGCGCGGGGGCACCTCCAGGGCTGCGGCACGCGGTCATCGGCGTGCAGGCCGCGCTCGACCCCCGCACCGGCAGGCTGGGCTACGCCACCGCCAAGGACATGCCCGGCTGGCACATCCCGGACCTGGTCCGCACGCTCGCCGACGGCCTGGGCGTGCGGATCGCGATCGAGAACAACGTCAACCTCGTCGCCCAGGCGGAACAGGCGCACGGCGTCGGCCGCGGTCACCGGGACTTCGTGCTGCTCTGGGCCGACGAGGGTCTCGGCTCGGCGCTGGTGCTGGGCGGCCGGCTGCACCGGGGTGCCACCGGAGGCGCCGGCGAGGTCGGTTACATGCCCACCCCGGGGGCGCCGACGGCCAGGGAGGCCGGGCGCTACGGGCACCACGGCTACCAGGCGCTCACCGGCGGCACGGCGGTCGTGAAGATCCTCAGGTCGTACGGGGTGCGCGCCACCACTCCCGTCCAGGCGGTGTGCAACGCGGTGGAGACCGCGGCCGGCACCGGACGGCGCGCCGACGACGCGCGGGCCGGACTGCGCGACGTGGCCGGCCGGCTGGCCGTCGGGCTGGCCGCGATCACCTCCGTCGTCGATCCCGGGATCATCGTGCTGACCGGGGGGACGCTCCTGGCCGGCGGCGACACCCTGCGCGAGCTCGTCGAGCACGAGCTGCACGCGCTGACCATCCCCCGTCCGCCGGTGCTGCTGTCGACCGTCGAGGGCAACCCCGTCCTCGCCGGGGCGCTCGACCTGGCCCTCGCGACCACCCGTGAGGAGGTCTTCGGCTCCACGGTTCTCTCCTGA
- a CDS encoding 6-phospho-beta-glucosidase — MKLAVIGGGSTYTPELIDGFARLRDELSLTEISLVDPDARRLELIAGMARRMLARAGHPARVTATASVEEGAAGAAAVLLQLRVGGQAARDVDETLPLECGCVGQETTGAGGLAKALRTVPVVLDIAERIRAQAPDAWIVDFTNPVGIVTRALLEAGHRAIGLCNVAIGFQRRFAATLGVTPERISLGHVGLNHLTWERAVRLDGVDVLPRLLAEHGEEIADDVGLPVELIRHLGVVPSYYLRYFYEHDRVVQEQRAKPSRAAEVAAMETTLLEMYADPAVDTKPELLGKRGGAFYSEAAVALIASLLGDRGDTQVVNLRNDGTLPFLPDEAVIEVPARISAAGAAALPVEEVQPLFAGLISHVTAYETLALDAALHGGERRVADALLAHPLVGQASLSDDLARRLVEANRTHLPWATA, encoded by the coding sequence GTGAAACTCGCCGTAATCGGGGGCGGCTCGACGTACACGCCGGAACTGATCGACGGATTCGCACGGCTGCGCGACGAGCTGTCCCTGACCGAGATCTCGCTGGTCGACCCGGACGCCCGCCGGCTGGAGCTGATCGCCGGCATGGCACGCCGGATGCTGGCCCGCGCCGGCCACCCGGCCAGGGTGACGGCCACCGCGTCCGTGGAGGAGGGCGCCGCGGGCGCCGCCGCGGTGCTGCTGCAACTGCGCGTCGGCGGGCAGGCGGCCCGCGACGTGGACGAGACGCTACCGCTGGAGTGCGGTTGCGTCGGCCAGGAGACGACCGGCGCGGGCGGGCTCGCCAAGGCGCTGCGCACGGTCCCGGTGGTGCTCGACATCGCCGAGCGGATCCGGGCCCAGGCGCCGGACGCCTGGATCGTCGACTTCACCAACCCGGTGGGCATCGTCACCAGGGCGTTGCTGGAGGCCGGCCACCGGGCCATCGGCCTGTGCAACGTGGCCATCGGCTTCCAGCGCCGCTTCGCGGCCACGCTGGGCGTCACCCCGGAGCGGATCTCCCTGGGCCATGTGGGCCTCAACCACCTGACCTGGGAGCGGGCGGTCCGCCTGGACGGCGTGGACGTGCTGCCGCGGCTGCTGGCCGAGCACGGCGAGGAGATCGCCGACGACGTCGGCCTGCCGGTGGAGCTGATCCGTCACCTGGGCGTGGTGCCCTCCTACTACCTGCGCTACTTCTACGAGCACGACCGCGTGGTGCAGGAGCAGCGGGCCAAGCCGTCGCGGGCCGCCGAGGTGGCCGCGATGGAGACGACCCTGCTGGAGATGTACGCCGACCCGGCGGTGGACACCAAGCCCGAGTTGCTGGGCAAGCGCGGCGGAGCCTTCTACTCCGAGGCCGCGGTGGCGCTGATCGCCTCGCTGCTCGGCGACCGCGGCGACACCCAGGTGGTCAACCTGCGCAACGACGGCACGCTGCCGTTCCTGCCCGACGAGGCGGTCATCGAGGTGCCGGCCAGGATCAGCGCGGCGGGCGCGGCGGCCCTGCCGGTCGAGGAGGTCCAGCCGCTCTTCGCCGGGCTGATCTCGCACGTCACGGCGTATGAGACGCTGGCGCTGGACGCGGCGCTGCACGGCGGGGAGCGGCGCGTCGCGGACGCGCTGCTGGCGCACCCGCTCGTCGGACAGGCGTCGCTCTCCGACGACCTGGCCCGCCGGCTCGTCGAGGCCAACCGCACGCACCTACCCTGGGCGACCGCGTGA
- a CDS encoding carbohydrate ABC transporter permease codes for MSIVHAAPSRWRRREGLRALLWMSPWLVGFAVFFAYPLVATVYFSFHRYDLFTLEFVGLDNYRYFFADDRAWVSIRNTLWMVVFMVPAQVIFALGIAQLLTRVKAGAGFFRTVLYLPSLIPLTAGTVAFVFLMNPSGPVNQTLAFFGIAGPDWFGDADWSKPSLVLLGLWGIGNTMMIFLAALLDVPKHLYEAASIDGAGAWRQFRSITLPTIAPVLMFSAVTGVIYALQYFTQAMIASRVASGTTDSAGSTFVPGYPELSTLTLPQWLFHVGFRDYTMGYACVLALLLFAASMVFTLILLRRFRAFTDDEGGDR; via the coding sequence ATGAGCATCGTCCACGCGGCGCCGTCCCGGTGGCGGCGCCGCGAGGGCCTTCGAGCCCTCCTCTGGATGTCGCCCTGGCTGGTCGGGTTCGCGGTCTTCTTCGCCTACCCGCTGGTGGCCACGGTCTACTTCTCCTTCCACCGCTACGACCTGTTCACGCTGGAGTTCGTCGGCCTGGACAACTACCGCTACTTCTTCGCCGACGACCGGGCCTGGGTCTCCATCAGGAACACGCTGTGGATGGTGGTCTTCATGGTCCCCGCCCAGGTGATCTTCGCGCTGGGCATCGCGCAGCTGCTCACCCGGGTCAAGGCGGGCGCGGGCTTCTTCCGCACCGTCCTGTACCTGCCGTCGCTGATCCCGCTGACGGCCGGCACGGTCGCCTTCGTCTTCCTGATGAACCCCTCCGGGCCGGTCAACCAGACCCTGGCGTTCTTCGGGATCGCCGGGCCCGACTGGTTCGGCGACGCCGACTGGTCCAAGCCGAGCCTGGTCCTGCTGGGCCTGTGGGGCATCGGCAACACCATGATGATCTTCCTGGCCGCGCTGCTGGACGTGCCCAAGCACCTGTACGAGGCCGCCTCGATCGACGGGGCGGGGGCCTGGCGGCAGTTCCGCAGCATCACACTGCCGACCATCGCGCCGGTGCTGATGTTCTCCGCCGTCACCGGCGTCATCTACGCCCTGCAGTACTTCACCCAGGCGATGATCGCCTCCAGGGTCGCCTCCGGGACCACCGACTCGGCCGGCAGCACCTTCGTGCCCGGCTACCCCGAGCTGTCGACGCTGACGCTGCCCCAGTGGCTGTTCCATGTGGGCTTCCGCGACTACACCATGGGCTACGCGTGCGTGCTGGCCCTGCTGCTGTTCGCCGCGTCCATGGTCTTCACGCTCATCCTGCTGCGCCGGTTCCGCGCGTTCACCGACGACGAAGGAGGAGACCGGTGA
- a CDS encoding N-acetylglucosamine kinase, whose product MRTILAVDGGNSKTDVVLLAEDGAVVATGRGGGFRPQAEGVTAAVDVLAEAVRSALGPQAAPPYADRVAAYVAGADLPVEEEAIRAEIVSRGYGTDVVVGNDTFALLRAGASGPAGVAVVCGAGINAVGVSPTGEVARFPALGRITGDWGGGAGLGEEALWHAVRAEDGRGPATALAPAVRDHFGTATVEEVSLGIHFGELSYGRLNELAPVLMAVAAGGDPVARAIMERLADEVVVLAEVALRRLNLLGTPMEVVLGGGVLTARDPLLDGLLERRFAGRVPHAKLVVADAPPVMGAALLGLEALGAPQESLARLRAHYLALA is encoded by the coding sequence GTGAGGACGATCCTGGCCGTCGACGGCGGCAACAGCAAGACCGACGTCGTCCTCCTCGCCGAGGACGGCGCCGTGGTGGCCACCGGGCGCGGCGGCGGCTTCCGGCCGCAGGCCGAGGGGGTGACGGCCGCGGTCGACGTGCTCGCCGAGGCCGTGCGCTCGGCGCTGGGCCCGCAGGCGGCGCCGCCCTACGCGGACCGGGTGGCCGCCTACGTGGCCGGCGCGGACCTGCCGGTCGAGGAGGAGGCCATCCGCGCGGAGATCGTCTCGCGCGGGTACGGCACGGACGTGGTCGTCGGCAACGACACCTTCGCGCTGCTGCGCGCCGGGGCGTCCGGGCCCGCGGGGGTGGCCGTGGTGTGCGGGGCGGGCATCAACGCGGTGGGGGTCTCCCCCACCGGCGAGGTCGCCAGGTTCCCCGCCCTGGGCCGGATCACCGGCGACTGGGGCGGCGGGGCGGGGCTGGGTGAGGAGGCGCTCTGGCACGCCGTCCGCGCCGAGGACGGGCGCGGCCCGGCCACCGCGCTGGCGCCCGCCGTCCGCGACCACTTCGGCACCGCGACCGTCGAGGAGGTGTCCCTCGGCATCCACTTCGGCGAGCTGTCCTACGGCAGGCTGAACGAGCTGGCGCCGGTGCTGATGGCCGTCGCCGCCGGAGGCGACCCGGTGGCGCGCGCGATCATGGAGCGGCTGGCCGACGAGGTCGTGGTGCTCGCGGAGGTGGCGCTGCGCCGCCTGAACCTGCTCGGCACCCCGATGGAGGTGGTCCTCGGCGGCGGGGTCCTCACCGCCCGCGACCCGCTGCTGGACGGACTGCTGGAGCGCCGGTTCGCCGGGCGGGTCCCGCACGCCAAGCTGGTCGTCGCCGACGCCCCGCCCGTCATGGGCGCGGCCCTGCTCGGCCTGGAGGCCCTGGGAGCCCCCCAGGAGTCCCTGGCACGGCTGCGGGCCCACTACCTGGCCCTGGCGTGA
- a CDS encoding carbohydrate ABC transporter permease has protein sequence MTTLATRPAATAAPPPRAGARGPRVRRTLYWIATHAVAVALSVMFLGPLVFVALTALMTDDQALTGDLWPDTWNWGNFVEVFTRSPLLTWLANTFMYAGLGTAFMLLSSIPVAYALARFRFRGRRLAFLAVITMMMLPPQVVAVPVYLIWARLGLTDSLWPLILPMLLGDAFSIFLLRQFLVTIPREYTEAARVDGCSDFWTLIKVILPMARPAIAAVALFQFFYCWNDYYGPLLYTQTEQNNWTLSLGIASFRALHSVQWNLTMAATLLVMAPVIIVFFFAQRVFIEGVTLTGVKG, from the coding sequence GTGACCACCCTGGCAACCCGGCCGGCCGCGACCGCGGCGCCCCCGCCCCGCGCAGGAGCGCGCGGCCCGCGCGTGCGCCGGACCCTGTACTGGATCGCCACCCACGCCGTCGCCGTGGCGCTGTCGGTGATGTTCCTGGGCCCGCTGGTGTTCGTGGCGCTGACCGCGCTCATGACCGACGACCAGGCGCTCACCGGCGACCTGTGGCCCGACACCTGGAACTGGGGCAACTTCGTCGAGGTGTTCACCCGGTCGCCGTTGCTGACCTGGCTCGCCAACACCTTCATGTACGCCGGGCTCGGCACCGCGTTCATGCTGCTGTCGTCGATCCCGGTGGCCTACGCGCTGGCCCGCTTCCGCTTCCGCGGCCGCCGGCTGGCCTTCCTCGCGGTCATCACGATGATGATGCTGCCGCCGCAGGTCGTCGCCGTCCCCGTCTACCTCATCTGGGCACGGCTCGGGCTCACCGACTCGCTGTGGCCGCTGATCCTGCCGATGCTGCTCGGCGACGCCTTCTCGATCTTCCTGCTCCGGCAGTTCCTGGTCACGATCCCCCGGGAGTACACCGAGGCCGCGCGGGTGGACGGCTGCTCGGACTTCTGGACCCTGATCAAGGTGATCCTGCCGATGGCCCGGCCGGCGATCGCGGCCGTGGCCCTGTTCCAGTTCTTCTACTGCTGGAACGACTACTACGGCCCGCTGCTGTACACCCAGACCGAGCAGAACAACTGGACGCTCTCCCTCGGGATCGCGTCCTTCCGGGCGCTGCACAGCGTGCAGTGGAACCTCACCATGGCGGCGACCCTCCTCGTCATGGCCCCGGTGATCATTGTGTTCTTCTTCGCCCAGAGGGTCTTCATCGAGGGCGTCACGCTGACAGGAGTAAAAGGGTGA
- the lnt gene encoding apolipoprotein N-acyltransferase: MLQDKTAVPAPEASATGVPAGATGPAPWVRAGGAVAGGVLMYLAFPPVGLWFLAPPGVALALLAVAGTRPRRAAWLGLLTGLGLLLPGLHWVSPIGTDAWLGLVVIESAFYAAWGAGVALAARLRLWPLWGAALWVAAEWARGQFPFGGFPWVRLAFSQGESAFTSYAALGGAPLVSFAVALCGGLLALVASRTVPGPGPGPGPHAAVPVRSVRWGRAALLPLAGALAVPAAAVAVPRYGDEGRNVTVGVIQGNVPGRGMHPLGDEPAVVLRNHTRMLHEMARAVRAGTTPRPDIVVLPENSTDIDPMRDAFARSEIDAAVKDIGVPVLVGAVVGVGENNRATRSLVWDPVTGPGAYYDKQQLVPFGEYTPMKDVVLALFDRAGLVGKQSVPGTRDGDLRLGPVTVGAINCYEVAFDGIVGATAATGASPLVVQTNNATYARTNLPPQQLAMSQLRAVEHNRAVVTSAITGISAYVTPEGSIAWRTGELVPAMNVLTVPVRTQQTVATRVGALPEWALILVGAGAVAAALRRRTAGMARTAEREGDQQVGDA, from the coding sequence GTGCTGCAGGACAAGACGGCCGTTCCGGCGCCGGAGGCGTCCGCGACGGGCGTGCCCGCCGGTGCCACGGGCCCGGCGCCATGGGTCCGGGCCGGCGGCGCGGTCGCGGGCGGCGTACTCATGTATCTCGCCTTCCCGCCGGTCGGACTGTGGTTCCTCGCCCCGCCCGGCGTGGCGCTCGCCCTGCTCGCGGTGGCCGGCACGCGACCGCGCAGGGCGGCGTGGCTGGGCCTGCTGACCGGGCTCGGCCTGCTCCTGCCCGGCCTGCACTGGGTGAGCCCGATCGGCACCGACGCCTGGCTGGGCCTGGTCGTCATCGAGAGTGCCTTCTACGCCGCCTGGGGAGCGGGAGTGGCCCTGGCGGCCCGGCTGCGTCTGTGGCCGTTGTGGGGCGCCGCGCTCTGGGTCGCGGCGGAGTGGGCACGCGGCCAGTTCCCCTTCGGCGGGTTCCCGTGGGTCCGGCTGGCCTTCAGCCAGGGCGAGTCGGCCTTCACCTCGTACGCGGCACTGGGCGGGGCGCCGCTGGTGAGCTTCGCGGTGGCCCTGTGCGGCGGCCTGCTCGCGCTGGTGGCGTCCCGGACGGTGCCGGGTCCCGGGCCGGGCCCCGGGCCGCACGCGGCCGTGCCCGTGCGCTCCGTGCGCTGGGGGAGGGCCGCCCTGCTGCCGCTGGCCGGGGCGCTGGCCGTGCCGGCCGCCGCCGTCGCGGTCCCCCGGTACGGCGACGAGGGCAGGAACGTGACCGTGGGGGTCATCCAGGGCAACGTTCCCGGGCGGGGCATGCACCCGCTGGGCGACGAGCCCGCGGTCGTCCTGCGCAACCACACCCGGATGCTCCACGAGATGGCGCGGGCCGTGCGGGCGGGCACGACGCCCCGTCCCGACATCGTCGTGCTGCCGGAGAACTCCACCGACATCGACCCGATGCGCGACGCCTTCGCCCGCTCCGAGATCGACGCGGCGGTCAAGGACATCGGGGTGCCCGTCCTGGTCGGCGCCGTGGTCGGCGTGGGGGAGAACAACCGCGCGACCCGCAGCCTGGTCTGGGACCCGGTCACCGGCCCCGGCGCGTACTACGACAAGCAGCAGCTCGTCCCCTTCGGGGAGTACACCCCGATGAAGGACGTCGTCCTGGCCCTGTTCGACCGGGCGGGCCTGGTGGGCAAGCAGTCGGTGCCGGGCACCCGCGACGGCGACCTGAGGCTGGGCCCGGTGACCGTCGGCGCGATCAACTGCTACGAGGTCGCCTTCGACGGCATCGTGGGCGCCACCGCCGCGACCGGGGCCAGCCCGCTGGTGGTGCAGACCAACAACGCCACCTACGCGCGGACGAACCTGCCGCCGCAGCAGCTCGCCATGTCGCAGTTGCGGGCGGTCGAGCACAACCGCGCGGTGGTTACCTCCGCGATCACGGGTATATCGGCATATGTAACTCCGGAAGGCTCGATAGCCTGGCGGACCGGCGAGCTCGTGCCCGCCATGAACGTCCTGACCGTTCCGGTCAGGACACAGCAGACCGTCGCCACGCGGGTGGGCGCCCTGCCCGAGTGGGCCCTGATACTTGTGGGGGCGGGCGCGGTGGCCGCCGCCCTGCGGCGCCGGACGGCCGGTATGGCGCGCACCGCGGAACGGGAGGGTGATCAGCAGGTGGGAGACGCGTGA